A single region of the Lates calcarifer isolate ASB-BC8 linkage group LG3, TLL_Latcal_v3, whole genome shotgun sequence genome encodes:
- the cdc42se1 gene encoding CDC42 small effector protein 1: MPQDYPQAAVPHPACRAAAESGGWQLERRSVGMSDFWHKMGCCVVAKPPPKKKRRKIDRSMIGEPTNFIHLTHIGSGEMAEGLQPSGSVQEQMRSKGPNMNGRNSVL, translated from the exons ATGCCCCAGGATTACCCTCAGGCTGCAGTTCCTCACCCGGCCTGCAGGGCGGCAGCAGAGAGTGGCGGCTGGCAGCTGGAGAGGCGGAGCGTCGGCATGAGCGACTTCTGGCACAAGATGGGCTGCTGCGTGGTGGCTAAACCTCCGCCG aagaagaagaggaggaagattgATCGCAGTATGATCGGAGAGCCGACAAACTTCATCCACCTCACACACATCGGCTCCGGAGAGATGGCAGAGGGTCTGCAGCCG TCGGGGTCGGTTCAGGAGCAGATGAGGTCTAAAGGCCCGAACATGAACGGAAGGAACAGTGTGTTATAG